GACGCTCAGCACGGTCGACAGGACGACCAGAGCGGCAATCCAGATCGTGTCGGGCCGGTGGAAGAAGATACCGACCGGCCCGAACCGAAAACCGATTGCCTGACGGATTGCCTCGAGGCCGACCGGCGCGGCCGCCAACAGGACGTGCCAGTCGATCCGGAAACGGCTTACCGCGTGCCACGTGTGTTTTGGAAGGTCGGCGAAGAACAGCGGGGAAAGACGCCAAATCTCTTCTTTTGGACAGAGTTCGCGCAGGCCGCCTCCCGCGAAGCCGCATCCGACTGCGAACGGCAGCGTTCCGATCTCACCGCCCGACAGGGCTGGGGCGCCCACCAGCACACCGACGATTGCGCCGGCGTAGGGCCCGGCGATCAGGCCCGCGAGATACGGCCCGGCGAGTGAGAAGTCGGCCGCGTCGTAGCCAAGCAGGAGACGGGCGCCAACGCCGGCGGCGAGGGGCAGGCCGAAGCTGAATGCGAAGACCAGCCTCTCGCGCCAGGCTCGCTGCTCGGTCAGCAGGATCCGGCGAAACTGCCGGAACCGGACAAGCATCGTGGCTAGCGTTGCCACGACCGCCAGTTTCACCACGAGGGTGGTCAGCAGCAGTTGGGTGCCCGAAAGGAACCGTGCTTCGGGCGGCATGCGGACGATAATACCCCGTGGTATAGTCCGCGAATGCCCGTGAGCCTTTTCGGCGGTGATGGCGGGAAGGACCCTGCCACACGGGCTCTCTCCGTGACGGACGTGCAGAGCACGTTCGTGGAGGATGTCTACGACCGCCTCGGCTGGAAGCTGGACGACTGGCTGTTTGGCCCCTCCCTCCATCCGGGCCGCCTGCAGGCCATCCGGAAACTTGATCTGCAACCGGGCGACCGGGTTCTGGAGGTTGGGGTCGGGTCGGGCATCAACGCCACCCTCTACCCGCGCTATGTCAACGTGACCGGCATCGACCTCTCGAACAGGATGCTGGAAAAGGCGCGGCGCCGGCTTGCCTCGCGCAGCGTCGACAATGTCCGCCTGCAGCAGATGGACGCCTCGGCGCTG
Above is a window of Acidobacteriota bacterium DNA encoding:
- a CDS encoding sensor histidine kinase, coding for MEGGAKQPVVQLPAEAVVDILHERALHVRHGESPCGRVLPAITAEKAHGHSRTIPRGIIVRMPPEARFLSGTQLLLTTLVVKLAVVATLATMLVRFRQFRRILLTEQRAWRERLVFAFSFGLPLAAGVGARLLLGYDAADFSLAGPYLAGLIAGPYAGAIVGVLVGAPALSGGEIGTLPFAVGCGFAGGGLRELCPKEEIWRLSPLFFADLPKHTWHAVSRFRIDWHVLLAAAPVGLEAIRQAIGFRFGPVGIFFHRPDTIWIAALVVLSTVLSVAIPIKIWNSARIEHRLQEQEKLLMAERVETLTRQINPHFLFNTLTSISSLIRSQPETARMLILKLSAMLRRLLRTGEHYVTLREELASVDEYLDIEAVRFGPTLAIEKVIGPDTLDIVVPAMVLQPLVENAIKHGIERKVGGGRIAIRSMRRNGHVILEVVDNGAGMVNTEVLGRSDGIGLRNVDERLRTIYGENYHLQLESTPGEGTCARMEIPELEVPREVTA
- a CDS encoding methyltransferase domain-containing protein, coding for MPVSLFGGDGGKDPATRALSVTDVQSTFVEDVYDRLGWKLDDWLFGPSLHPGRLQAIRKLDLQPGDRVLEVGVGSGINATLYPRYVNVTGIDLSNRMLEKARRRLASRSVDNVRLQQMDASALEFPDDSFDLVYAPYVISVCSDPVAVAREMRRVCRPGGRFVFLNHFRSPNRLLARAERWLSPLTVHIGFKADLDLPAFLAQADLNPVSIEKVNIPRIWSLVTCSKD